In Anas acuta chromosome 5, bAnaAcu1.1, whole genome shotgun sequence, a single window of DNA contains:
- the EIF5 gene encoding eukaryotic translation initiation factor 5, producing the protein MSVNVNRSVSDQFYRYKMPRLIAKVEGKGNGIKTVIVNMVDVAKALNRPPTYPTKFFGCELGAQTQFDVKNDRYIVNGSHEANKLQDMLDGFIKKFVLCPECENPETDLHVNPKKQTIGNSCKACGYRGMLDTNHKLCTFILKNPPESGDTSTGKKEKEKKNRKGKDKENGSVSSNETPPPPPPEEITPPQVVEEEDDDDWGEDTTEEAQRRRMDEISDHAKNLTLSEDLERTVEERVNILFDFVKKKKEEGVIDSSDKDIVAEAERLDVKAMGPLVLTEVLFDEKIREQIRKYRRHFLRFCHNNKKAQRYLLHGFECVVAMHQSQLISKIPHILKEMYDADLLEEEVILGWAEKASKKYVSKELAKEIRVKAEPFIKWLKEAEEESSGNEEEDEDENIEVVYSTTASVPKVETVKPANSKDDDIDIDAI; encoded by the exons ATGTCTGTCAACGTCAACCGCAGTGTTTCAGATCAGTTCTATCGCTACAAAATGCCCCGTCTGATTGCCAAG gttgaGGGCAAAGGAAATGGAATAAAGACGGTTATAGTCAACATGGTTGACGTTGCAAAGGCGCTTAATCGGCCTCCAACGT atccTACCAAATTTTTTGGTTGTGAGCTGGGAGCACAGACCCAGTTTGATGTTAAGAATGACCGTTACATTGTCAATGGATCTCATGAGGCGAATAAGCTGCAAGACATGTTGGAtggattcattaaaaaatttGTTCTCTGTCCTGAGTGTGAGAATCCTGAAACTGATCTG CATGTCAATCCTAAGAAACAAACTATAGGTAACTCTTGCAAAGCCTGTGGCTATCGAGGCATGCTTGACACAAACCATAAACTCTGCACGTTCATTCTCAAAAACCCACCTG AAAGTGGCGACACTAGtacagggaagaaagaaaaggagaagaagaataGAAAAGGCAAGGACAAAGAGAATGGTTCTGTGTCCAGCAATGAGACACCTCCACCCCCACCACCAGAGGAGATTACTCCTCCACAGGTTGTG gaggaggaagatgatgatgattGGGGTGAAGACACAACAGAAGAAGCCCAGAGGCGTAGAATGGATGAAATCAGTGACCATGCAAAGAACCTCACACTTAGTGAAGACCTGGAAAGAACAGTGGAGGAGAGAGTCAACATACTGTTTGATTTTGTGAAG aaaaagaaggaagaaggtgTCATTGATTCTTCTGACAAAGACATTGTAGCAGAAGCAGAGAGACTGGATGTGAAGGCCATGGGCCCTCTAGTTCTCACTGAAGTCCTTTTCGACGAAAAAATTCGTGAACAGATAAGGAAATATAGACGTCACTTCCTTCGT TTCTGCCACAATAACAAGAAAGCTCAGAGGTACCTCCTCCATGGCTTTGAGTGTGTGGTAGCCATGCATCAGTCTCAGCTTATTTCTAAGATACCAcatattttgaaggaaatgtATGATGCAGATCTTCTGGAAGAAGAAGTCATCCTTGGCTGGGCAGAAAAG GCCTCAAAGAAATATGTCTCAAAGGAGCTTGCCAAAGAAATCCGTGTCAAAGCAGAACCATTTATTAAATGGCTAAAGGAAGCTGAAGAAGAATCTTCCGGTAATGAAGAAGAGGATGAAGATGAAAACATAGAG GTGGTGTACTCTACAACTGCCAGTGTCCCTAAAGTTGAAACTGTGAAGCCTGCAAACAGTAAAGATGATGACATTGATATTGATGCCATTTAA